A stretch of DNA from Macrotis lagotis isolate mMagLag1 chromosome X, bilby.v1.9.chrom.fasta, whole genome shotgun sequence:
acacagcttgtaggTATCTAAGGTTTGTTTTGAATTCAAAAAGAGGAGTCTTCGTGacttcaagcccagtgctctcCTGGGCCACCTACCTGCCTATTTTTTCATATAGAATTCTTTTTTCGGTTCTCCATAGAATGAGATCCTCATGGTTGTTGTTTATAATCAGTAACAAAATTTAAATCTAAAAGAttcttaagtaaataaaaacaaaatgaagcctCTTACATGCTCTAACCAGGATGCTTCAGAAACATCAACCAAGTCACGCCTGACCTCTGCCTTAGATTGATTGTAATTTGGGGGATGATCCACTGAAAAGTTTTCCATGGGGTTCCAACCAGTTTATGATTCACTGTGACAAGTTTCCTGAGTACTAGTAAGTGGAAGGAAGACCTGAACAAGATTAAACAAGCCTCCAGTCTTGCTTTAGGGCCAAAAATTCTCTGGAACGATCTCCTCAGAATCCAAGGGAAAAGGGAATCATTTGTTGCCTGAAGAGTTTGGAATTTTGGTTTGGCATCgtaaaactggaaagaaactCATCGAATCCAATCCCCTTGTCTTATTGAGAAACTCAAAGAGGGAGATAATATCCCAGAAATACAGCTAATAAGAAGCAGTGTTAAgcctatctgaaaaaaaaaggagtaaagtTCTGAGCATCCTAGAATTAGAGTGGAAAAGAATCTTAGAGGCCATCCAATTTattactcttcattttacaaatatggaaactgaggtcaagagaaagtaggtgacttgcccagagtgacaCAGAGAGTAATAGATGCTAGAGATGGTTCAGGGTTTTAGCCCCAAGCCCCGTGCCCTTTCCACTCTACCGTGCTCTCTTCCTAAGGATATCAGTCAGCTAATAATCACAtactaagtacctactatgcTTAGTGGGTCATACCAAGGGCTgggaatataaaggcaaaaaacagtgTCTATGCTCATGGAACTCACAGTCTGATGGGAAAGACAGCACCCAGATAACTACATATAAACAAACGATATAGAggataaaagtgaaataatcaacagagagacaGCATTAAAATTCAGGGGGAATTATTATAAGTTTTGTAGATTTTACTTTCCAAAGCATCCTTCATAATGATGTTCCACAAACCACAATTCTGATCATGATACTAATCTGTTCATAAGCCCTCCTTGGCTCCCTTTTGCCTCCAGAATAGAAATTACCAGCCATTTAGCTTGGACTTTCAAGTCAACTACATTCTAGCCCCAACCTATGTTTTTCCCTATTTCACATTACTCCTTTTCATGTACTCTTTGTTCCAGACTCATCCCACCTCCCCTATTCTCTTGCCTGAAAGttgttcctttcttcttccctcctttgagaattatctcttccttcaaagttcaactcaGATGCCATTTTGCTTTGGTAAGGTCATTCTTTCCAGTCCATGCAGAATGTTCTTTCCCTTCTCAAGAGCACTTGGTTTATCTTTTTTGCTTCCAATGGGACCTTTGTATGTGTTTATCTGTGCACATGTCACAGCCCCACTGTTAGAATGGAGGATCCTTGAAGGCGGACACTTAGGTACAAGGTCTTGCTCTTcataagtccttaataaatattgactcaATTGAACagagttgaattaaattgaatggaaCTGAATGAAAATAGCCATTCCCTGATGGACCCATAGGGAAGAAGATGATTCCATTCACTGGAACCTTCCTACAATGGCATTCTTGTGATCCATGTGGACCACAGTGACAATATAATAAGGCTATGATTTATCAGAAAGTGAGTAATAAAACCTCATTGTTATCACACACTGATTCCTTTTTGCCTTTAGCTCCAATCCCTTACAGTTCATCTACAGGACACTAGATCTTAATCATCTTCCTTGCCGAAGGTCCTTCCTAACAAAGGTCCTGCctctagaagggacctcagtagCTATctattctaactccttcattttacagatgggaaaattgaggctcagggacATTcattgacttgccaaaggccaccctgggcagctaggtggcgccatTGTGGCTTAGAACCCAAAAGACATCCtcatggattcaaatctggcttcagatgcaTACTACCTGTAagacctgggcaagtcagttcaccttgtttatctcagtttcctcatctgtaaaatgaaccgaagaaggaaatggaaaaccactccagcatctttgccaagaaaaccaagcTCATAaagtcagacacaagtgaaaaatGACCTGATAACAAAGGCTGTTCAGTCATAAGGTAGTAAGcatcaaaggtaggatttgaatccaatgtTTCTCACTCCTGAGTCAGGGCTCTTGCTTTCCTAGGATCTCCAGACGGGAGTCTCTAAAGGCCTTTCCCTCATTTCCCTCCCATATCCCAACATGGGGAAATCAATCCTCTCCATTTTAGGACTCTCTCAGTTGGTGCAATCTTAGGTTGAGTTAGTCTTAACCTTAGCCTTTTCTAATTGCTAGCAGTCCATAGACTGTACAGATCATCCAGTGTAGACATTTCACCACCTTCCTTGCTGTCATTTCTGCCCTACCCCCAACCTTTTCACCCCTTGCTTAAGGGAACAATAATAAAATCAGTATGTAGTTACTGGAAAGGTTGAAACAATTTGCTGTTCTATTCCTTTGCTTCTAATTCTCATGTCTGCCAAGATAGAAGCTCCCTTCCCTGGATACCTATCCTAGATATGTGCTGCTTCCCCCCAAGAATAATAACATAGTACCTCCTAGGGTTAGCCACTTTATATATGCTATCTTATTTAAGCCTCAGAAACAACCCTGTGAGAACTGTTATAacagttctcattttacagatgaggaaactgaggcagaagctgtgacttgccaagggccacacagcaagtaaatgtctgagtatggatttgaattcaggtctttctaaagCCACCCAACCTAGGTTTCTTACTGATATTCTCTGAAATTTCATTTACAAGAGTCTTGCCACTAAAATGGCtacatttctttaaaatgggTCAGTTTTAGAAAGTGTTCACTTgggtttttgctttctttttaaccCTAGAGCTTAGCATAATGCTTCGAACTTTGTAGACAAGCAATAGATGCTGCCTTTtcttggaaaaacaaagaaagtttaTTCAACTTCCTGCCACTGGTGAGCCAAAGAGGACTCAAGGCAAATTACAAATAAATTACAAGTAAACGACTCACTTTTTAACAAACTTTTCTAACTAGAAAATAACCTAAAATTGTGGGGTGTTTCATGTTTGTGGAAGGAGTAGCAAAAGAGATGGTGAAGAAAAATTTAAGACATTTGCCCTTACCAAGGGCATTACTTAGTAATTATTATCCTCTCAAGCTTTGGAAAAATGATCTAAATGGTttgtgagtgtctgtgtgtgtgtgtgtgtgtgtgtgtgtgtgtgtgtgtgtgtgtgtgtgtgtttgtgtgtgtgtataagattCAAATAGTTCTAGAGACTTTTAAGAAAGTCATATTGTTTCATCTGACAATGTTTTTGTCAAAGACATAAATAAACTCATCCTTTAGTCTTAATTTCTGTAAAATAGTtctcccatacacacacacacacagagagacactaTATAAGAAAAAGCACATAAGATCATCGGGTTGGACAGGATATTAGAGGCCCacctcatcattttacaaatagggaaactgagtctcacaTTATTTAAGTTGACCTGCCCAAATTTACACAAGAGTGCAGATGACAGAGAGGGAATTTGAGGCTTTGACCCTCGAATCTCTTCACTGACCTCAGAGATTCTATCTTCCCATAGAGAATATCCTTTACATTCATAATAATCCAATAAAAGTCTGTCTAAATTCACCCTTCACATTTTCCCCAAGTATGGTGGTTTCTCCTGACCTAGgggatttttattatttgtttatgcAAACAGCTACTAAAAGGTTGCACaagctctctcctctctctcttcttttttttttataaaaaaaaaatctgtttcctaGCTTCCTGGTAACCACCCAGTCATCTGTTTCAACATTTCTGACATAACATAAAGGCAGGCCCACAGCTACTCACCCGAGCACACCTCTTTCCTTGAGAGACAATCAGACCAGTCGGTTGTAAGGAGGAAACTCCTAGGTGAACCTTCTCTCTTTGCAAAGCCAAGCCATGAGCAACAACAGCTGCTGTGTCTTTCGTGATGAGAATATTCCTCGCGTGTTACCCCCCATCCTGGGGTTGGAGTTTGTGTTTGGAACCCTTGGCAATGGTCTGGCTCTGTGGGCTTTCTGCTTTTACCTGAAGTCCTGGAAATCCAGTCGGATCTTCCTTTTCAACTTGGCTCTGGCTGACTTATTTCTGATCTTCTGTCTTCCCTTCCTGTTGGATAACTATGTCCGAAAATGGGACTGGAGGTTTGGTGACATCCCTTGTCGGCTGATGCTCTTCATGTTGGCCATGAACCGGCAGGGCAGCATTATCTTCCTCACAGTTGTGGCTGTGGACCGATACTTTAGGGTGGTTCACCCCCATCATGCTCTGAACAAGTTATCCAAAAGGGCAGCAGCCCTCATCAGTTTCCTTCTATGGAGTGTCACCATTGGCCTTACCTTCCACCTCCTCATCAACTCCCATGTGAAAAAGAATGGAGACTCCCAGTTCTGCAGCAGCTTTGCCATCTGTCTGACTTTTGGCTGGCACGATGCCATGTTTCTCTTGGAGTTCTTCCTGCCCCTTAGCATCATCATCTTCTGCTCCACCAGCATCATCTGGAGCCTTCGGAAGAGGCAATTGGACAAGCAGGCTAAGATCAAGCGGGCCATACGATTCATCATGGTGGTCACCATCGTCTTTATGATCTGCTTTTTACCCAGTGTGGCCGTAAGGATACGGATCTTCTGGCTCCTCTTCTCACGGGGCGTCAGCAATTGTGAAATCTACCGTTCAGCTGACCTGGCCTTTTATATCACCCTCAGCTTCACCTACATGAATAGCATGCTTGACCCTCTAGTATACTACTTCTCCAGTCCGTCTTTCCCCAACTTCTTCTCCAAACTGATCACTTGCCATCTGAGGCAAAAGTCAACGGGTGATTCTGATAATAACCGGAGCACCAGTGGGGATCCCACAGGGGACCTGTGTCTGCACAGTTCTAGTTGTGGAAATACCACCACCCGACGGAGTCTACCAGATGCGTTAATGACCAACTCCAGCGTGACGTGTAACTCTACAAATTCAGCTCCAATGTCTCCATAAACATTCCGGCTGAAggcagagaagggaaaaggaggctACTAGAGCTGAGATGTCTAGAAATGGGAGTCTTGGTGTTCTAACCAATTCTAATGGACTGAGTCAAAGCTACTTGTCCTCAGAGATGATGACTGGAGATGCGGTGCAGTGACTTTCAATTCTGTCTGTTGTATTCTTTAGGAAAAAGGATGGAAGTCATGCTCATCTTCTGGGATGTTTGACTTTAATTTATGCATCTCAAGGTTAGATCACAAACCTTACAACTGTGGAACTGAGGGCAGAAGAAGTCATCAATTTTGTCCAAGTCCTCTCCCAGTCATTGAGCTTCTGGTCAGAACCTGCATcttgttccctttctccctccacaTGTAGAAaagtgagggggtgggggaggtccTCCACTTCAGGAACAATGTCCAGCAGGATTGTGTGTAGAACCAAATGACAGAACAGGAGTCTGGTCCTTCCCGAGGATGACCAATCAGCAAAAATCTGGGTTTAGGTGGGACCAGTATCTGGGATCAAAGCTTGTCTCTGGCTTCAttgaattttatttgttctttccagGGGTGAAAAGATGAGAATGAACTCAAGAAAATATAGATCCCATTAGAAGGTGGGGAACTGAACAGTGATACTAAGTGATATTAAATGGCATTTTCAATACTGCTAATGGGCTACTAATCTATCCCTAGCTGGTTTACACTGGATGGTTGAGCacatcaaaaaaacaaataaatcaccCTCTCAGGTTTCAGAAGAAAGCTGACTCTtaattatttgcttttgtttttttttaaaaagagaaaatgctactACTTATGGATGAAGGTGGTTGTTGGATTGGGAGAGCTTCTAACCACCTCTGTTGTCCAGTAATCacacaattttattatttaataaactttaatagaaaaaaaaatcccaacttgTGTTGCATGTATCTGGGTAATGGGTCACAGAAATGAACTTCTGTTCTTTGAGCTATTCTGAGTTATTGAATATGTACGATGGGGAAACAGCTAGACGAGAGTTTTTTCCACTGCAGGGAAAAGGAGCTTCCATATGGATAGTTTCAGTTCCTAATACTggcatggcaaaaaaaaaaagccctgattTGTGGGGAGTTAGTCACCTGAGGTTCAACCAAGCTCTTTTCTGACTCCCAGGCACTCCTGGATTCCTAGGCAAGTAGAAGCTTGTCCCTGACCTCCTTAGATCCTGATAGGCAACTTATAGATGGTCCCACCCTATCTGTCTGAACAGAGATAAATAAATCAAGAGAACAATCTCTGTATTTCCAGACTCTCTTGAATGGGCTCACCTTGCAAAGCTCATGGAGCTATTAGGGCAACTgagtccaacctccttatttccAGAGGAGGAATCCAAATCTCTAAAGAGGTGACCTAAGATCATGACTCATAGATCTGaagctgaaagagacctcagagaccattttTCATCCCCCaacctcccattttatagatgaagaaattgagatccaaagaaaggaaattacttTTCCTGGGGTCACACAAGTAGAACAGTATTTGAATCCTCCATATTCAATCCCTTTTCTATGTACttgcctttaatttctttaaaaaaatttaaattgatatCATTTGCTTTTTACATCATCTAAATTTTCCATGTCCCTACCTTTATCCAAATTTGGAGATTCAtccttaataattaataatgaaagaaaaggaagaggagaaaaagatcaACAAAACTGATCAACATCTTAGAAAGAATTCTGATAATATATGAAATGCTCTACATCCATGAATGTCCCATATTTGTAGAGCCCCCCACCTTTGCAAAGAGTCGGGGGACTTTAATTatatgtcaatcaatcaatcacaagCATTTAAGCCCTTATTCTGTGTCTGGTATATTGAGGCACTAAGCTAGGCCCTGggacaacaaaaagaaaaagttaaatagaGCCTGCCTTCAAAATACATATGACATACACAAAGTGCATACAAGGTAATGTGAGAAGGGAAAGCACTAGAAGCTGGATTAGGGTGGGAAGACTGAGAAAGATCTCCTGCTGAAGCCTGATTTTTgagttgtctttttaaaaattaaatatatttttattgatggcTTTGGTTTTTTTCATTACCTTACTTACAATTCCCCCTGAATCTCTTCCCCTCCTATACCCCATTataacaaaaaacattttatgaatGATGATGCAGAAGAGAACAAAAACTCAGCAAAACCAACAGACATATTGAAATCTGATGCTCTGCATCCATAGACCCCCATCCTTATCCATGCCTCTCCAAAGGAATGGGGGGAGGTACcttcttctatctcttctttgggactaAATTATTCTGTTTAATTTGAGGATATTCACTTGTGAGTGTTCTTATCGATTGAGTCTTGTAGGCAGTTTGGGATTCCAAGAGGCGAAGGGGGCTTGGGGAAAACATGCATGGACAGGAAGACGCAACCAGTAAAAATATATAGTTCATCTCTTTTACAAAGAGGAAGAGCCTGTTGCCCTGAGAAAGACCAGGGACTTCCCCTAACTCGGAATCCATGACTCAGAGCAGGAATTAGGTTCAGaaatttctaattcttgaaaCAGCATGAATCTGCAAGTGTCTATAAAAACATCCCTTGAGCAAAAGAAATAGGCAGGGCAGAaaatatgttttctctcttttcttctatcaTCCATTTCAATTTGGGACATTCTGTTGACTTCAGAAAGTTTTTAGTAGTAACATGGAAGAATATTTTGTGGGAGAGTGTGATTAGTTCTGCTCTATGTCAACAATTTCAAATAAATCATATTTCCTCAAATATTCTGAGCTCCTTTTATTAAAGTCATGAGTCTATTATCCACAGGAGTTATGATAGAAACTGGTCTTGAAACAATTTAGCCCTTGGGATATCTCCACTTGGTGTAATGAAATCAATGGTTCAGTTAAATTGACTTTTCTCAATATAAACTGACTTTATTTATTCTAAACAACCTCTTTCTCAAGTACCAAAGTGATGTACGCTAGTTCTAGTATTctaaaaactgaaggaaaatgcTGTTTAACTATCATGATTTTATAAACTTCAATCATGGCCATATTAGACTTtatcttgtcttttttgttttatttttgtttttgtaatataTTCCCTTGATCATATCATTGCTGTTTAGTCATGTgtgactctctgtgacctcatttggagttttcttggcaaagtagtttgccattttcttttccaactcactttacagaggagaaaacagaagtaaaaagggttaagtgatttgccaaaggtcacacactAGCAAGTTCCTGtggtttgatttgaattcaggtcttccagatcaCAGGTCCAGCAGCCTATCCAATGTATCATCTAACTACCTCCCTGGATCATAGAGATAACATCTCTCTGGACCTTCTCTAGGCAGAGCGTATAGTaaactggtcttagagtcaggaagacccaggttcaaatcccatctcagatatgTGACCCtatacaagtcatttaatctcattctGTCTCCATGtccacatttgtaaaaatgagggggttggactcaaTTGGTCCTATTGGCCCTGGAAATCTAGGACCCTCAGCACTTTGTGTTCTTGAAGTGGGGTGAGCTCACCAGAAAGAAACACATAGGATGTTTTAGGCATGGAGGCTATAATTTTATACAAAGGtacaaataacaacaaatatcatttatatagtgctttgaaaTTTGTAAAACACTCTATATTCATTATTTACTGATCCCTACAATGACTTTGTAAAATAGGCAATACAGGAATCATTATCCTCActaaacagatgaggaaactgaggctcagagggaaTAAATAGAATGAAAGCCCCTTAAGGGCAAatatgctttattttgttttgggtttttttttttgccattacaaCCCTAGTTACTAGTGCAGCAAATAGTACATAcaaggtgcttaataattgctttcaGTATTAAACTGAACAATTTACCAAAAGTCTAATAGGGATCAAGTGTCAGAGAcacaatttgaacccaagttttcctgactttcatCAGCTAGGCCATATATCAAGGCAGCCTGGTGGGGGGCAAAGTAGACAGAATGcttggcttggaatcaggaagatgtgagttccaATTCAGCCGTTATGTGACCCTTGGCTAGTGACTTAACCTCTGTCCTcctcagtttttttaattgtaaaataggCATAATCATATCACCTACCTTTCAGAGTTTGTTGTCAAGATTAAATGAGACAATCTTTGTAAAGTGTCTGGTATAGCATAGATGGTTAATGAAAAATGGGTTTTTTCTAACACCTCTCCCAATGATATTGGGCATTTGGATGACATTTCTGGATGTTTTCACGGTATGCCTTAGAACACTGGTTCTCCCAGTGTGGTTCCTAGGTCTCTAAGAATCCCTGAGACCCTTTTAGAGGGATTTTCATAACAATACTAAAATGTCATTTCTTATTAAAATactgtttccttttctacctACATATCCATGTGAatctgaattttcttcatttacttaagCCAAAATGACATATCAGAGcagattgaatgcagaagcagaCATCTGTCTTCTCTTAAAAATCTTAATCTTAAAAAGATttagcaaaaatatgtaaaataatgccACTCCTCATTAATTTGTTATGTAAAATGTGGGATAGgttgtttttattaaaatatgcCATTTATGCTAAATGTAATGGGActattttttatcaaaatatgtcaTTTATACTAACATGTAAtagagttattattttaaatgaattaataaattcctatttttaaaatttatcagtttccatttctgcctttactctgccacctTGTCTCCACTCCTATCAGTTTTTATTTCTAACATGGTAAATGTAAATGTTATCAGACATAACCCACAGAAATAAAAACTCTTTTGGGTCCTCAGCCATTTTTAAGAGTGCAAAGTGTCTAAGACCCAAAAAAGGTTGACAACTGATGATCCAGACTACCTTAAAGATTCTTTTCCAGGCTCTCTTGACTGGTACTCAAAGATTAGCCAGTAATGTTTGAGATTTTGTAGCACTTTgggggattttcttgggaaagatattggagttgtttgccatttccttccccagattattttacaggtgaagaaacaggccaataaggttaagtgactttcccaggatcacccAGTTAGGAACATCTGGGGccatatttgagctcagatcctcctagttccaggactggtgttctatccacctgTTCATCTACTGTATCATCTAGGTACCTCCCTGGTTCATACTGATAGTCATGCTGTGGTCAAATGGCCACCATAGAGATATGAAATCCTGGGAGCTGGTCACTGCCAATAATATTGTCATTGGCAAACTGAT
This window harbors:
- the LOC141497854 gene encoding hydroxycarboxylic acid receptor 2-like; this encodes MSNNSCCVFRDENIPRVLPPILGLEFVFGTLGNGLALWAFCFYLKSWKSSRIFLFNLALADLFLIFCLPFLLDNYVRKWDWRFGDIPCRLMLFMLAMNRQGSIIFLTVVAVDRYFRVVHPHHALNKLSKRAAALISFLLWSVTIGLTFHLLINSHVKKNGDSQFCSSFAICLTFGWHDAMFLLEFFLPLSIIIFCSTSIIWSLRKRQLDKQAKIKRAIRFIMVVTIVFMICFLPSVAVRIRIFWLLFSRGVSNCEIYRSADLAFYITLSFTYMNSMLDPLVYYFSSPSFPNFFSKLITCHLRQKSTGDSDNNRSTSGDPTGDLCLHSSSCGNTTTRRSLPDALMTNSSVTCNSTNSAPMSP